One genomic window of Caldivirga maquilingensis IC-167 includes the following:
- a CDS encoding ATP-grasp domain-containing protein — protein sequence MELTITYDYLREEEVELIKAFNELGVNVNTLQSTKPLHVKELNGVFLVRNLNHRTAITMAGIIENTGGVSINRYLTLSLTWNKAITTALLKRIGLPVPDTYVVFEPIIDGVAGGGRIIKPASGSWGRLTAIVSDGEAKLLIKHAKDHLPVLLQERIGDGSDLRIFVINGSVVASMMRKPPQGDWRSNVARGGLAMPIKVNEELEEYAIKATEAVGAFYAGVDVLIGRDGYYISEINGIPEFKAISKVSGVRVSFKLAEAVSEWIKR from the coding sequence GTGGAGTTAACCATAACCTACGATTACTTAAGAGAGGAGGAGGTGGAGTTAATTAAGGCATTTAATGAACTCGGCGTTAACGTTAATACGCTGCAATCCACGAAACCACTCCACGTTAAGGAGCTTAATGGAGTCTTCCTAGTGAGGAACCTTAACCATAGGACTGCAATAACCATGGCCGGTATAATTGAGAACACTGGTGGTGTATCAATAAACAGGTACCTGACCCTCTCATTAACGTGGAATAAGGCCATTACGACTGCACTACTTAAGAGAATAGGCCTACCCGTCCCAGACACCTACGTTGTATTTGAGCCTATTATTGATGGTGTAGCCGGTGGTGGGCGTATTATTAAGCCTGCCTCAGGTTCATGGGGTAGGTTAACGGCCATTGTAAGTGATGGTGAAGCTAAGCTACTGATAAAGCATGCTAAGGATCACTTACCCGTGCTTCTTCAAGAGAGGATTGGTGACGGTAGTGACTTAAGGATCTTCGTAATTAATGGTTCAGTGGTTGCATCAATGATGAGGAAGCCCCCTCAGGGTGATTGGAGGAGTAATGTAGCTAGGGGTGGGTTGGCTATGCCCATTAAGGTTAATGAGGAATTAGAGGAGTATGCAATTAAGGCCACTGAGGCTGTGGGTGCATTCTATGCTGGTGTTGATGTTTTAATAGGTAGGGATGGCTACTATATAAGTGAGATTAACGGCATCCCTGAATTTAAGGCAATAAGCAAGGTCAGTGGTGTTAGGGTTAGTTTTAAGCTGGCTGAGGCTGTCAGTGAGTGGATTAAGAGATGA
- the lysX gene encoding lysine biosynthesis protein LysX, with amino-acid sequence MISIEVHILYDIIRLEEKLLINELGKRGLSVRPIRAESINISNTSINAFGLIRVAGRSKVLPLSFTYQELGLGSINPFNSLYITHDKFLTLVRLIKAGVPVPRSMLLLDHEEGALSELGAPLIIKPTDGSWGRLVALANTAREAGLIIRSYSDDVLLGQEYVRKPKRDIRVTVVGDRAVAAIYRYSDDWRTNTARGGSAAPVKIDPELEDISVKASKATGSVYSGVDVVESDRGYLVLEVNGVPEFKNVQRVTGINVAGEIAEEVARLIIS; translated from the coding sequence GTGATTTCTATTGAAGTCCACATCCTCTACGACATAATTAGACTGGAGGAGAAGCTTCTTATTAATGAGCTGGGTAAGCGAGGATTAAGCGTTAGGCCTATTAGGGCTGAATCCATTAATATTAGTAATACTAGCATTAATGCATTCGGGTTAATTAGGGTGGCTGGTAGGAGTAAGGTTTTGCCATTATCATTCACCTACCAGGAACTAGGGCTTGGGTCAATTAACCCATTCAACAGCCTATACATAACGCACGATAAGTTCCTCACCCTAGTTAGGTTGATTAAAGCTGGTGTACCGGTACCGAGGTCAATGCTCCTACTGGATCATGAGGAGGGGGCTTTAAGTGAACTTGGGGCACCGTTAATAATAAAGCCAACTGATGGTTCATGGGGTAGGTTAGTTGCCTTAGCCAACACTGCCAGGGAAGCTGGTTTAATAATTAGGAGTTACAGTGATGATGTATTACTGGGTCAGGAGTATGTTAGGAAGCCTAAGCGGGACATTAGGGTTACTGTTGTTGGTGATAGGGCAGTGGCCGCAATCTATAGGTATAGTGATGATTGGAGAACCAACACTGCAAGGGGTGGTTCAGCAGCCCCTGTTAAGATTGACCCTGAGCTTGAGGATATTTCAGTTAAGGCCAGTAAGGCTACTGGTTCAGTGTACTCAGGTGTGGATGTTGTTGAGTCTGATAGGGGTTACCTTGTTCTTGAGGTTAATGGTGTGCCTGAATTCAAGAATGTTCAAAGGGTTACTGGGATTAATGTTGCCGGTGAAATAGCTGAGGAGGTGGCTAGGTTAATCATCTCTTAA
- a CDS encoding alpha-aminoadipate/glutamate carrier protein LysW — protein MQALKATCKVCGTEFDLPEDIMDGELTSCPTCGTKYIVKISKDKLELEEFKGDVEDYGE, from the coding sequence ATGCAGGCGCTTAAAGCAACCTGTAAAGTATGTGGAACCGAGTTCGACCTACCTGAGGATATAATGGATGGTGAGTTAACCAGTTGCCCAACATGCGGTACAAAGTACATTGTGAAGATTAGTAAGGATAAGCTTGAACTCGAGGAGTTTAAGGGGGATGTTGAGGATTACGGTGAATAG
- a CDS encoding [LysW]-aminoadipate/[LysW]-glutamate kinase, giving the protein MILVKLGGSVICGGGLDNVTNDVEPGTVLIHGGGCMVNSVMERMGVKPVILKHPNGYTSRYTDEETLKAYVMTMMLINKLIVSKLNARGIRAIGLSGVDLGLVTAKRKERVMIIDERGRTRVIDGGFSGRVTGVNVNIMNLMLSNSDVVVVSPIALSQEGLMLNVDGDQIAENIAISMNVKELVILTNVDGVLVNGKPIDKVTKANAQEILQYTTGGMRRKLETALKLTELGVRTIIANGLRDKPIRSALNGLGTVVE; this is encoded by the coding sequence ATGATACTTGTTAAACTTGGTGGTTCAGTAATATGCGGTGGAGGCTTGGATAACGTTACTAATGATGTTGAACCAGGCACCGTGCTTATTCACGGTGGTGGCTGCATGGTTAATAGCGTAATGGAGAGGATGGGTGTTAAGCCAGTTATACTGAAGCACCCCAATGGATACACCAGCAGGTACACTGATGAGGAGACCCTTAAGGCTTACGTAATGACCATGATGCTCATTAACAAGCTAATAGTGAGTAAGCTTAATGCAAGGGGAATTAGGGCAATAGGCCTAAGTGGGGTTGACTTAGGGTTGGTTACGGCTAAGAGGAAGGAGAGGGTAATGATTATTGATGAGAGGGGGAGGACTAGGGTTATTGATGGGGGATTCAGTGGCAGGGTGACTGGGGTTAACGTTAACATCATGAACCTAATGCTGAGTAACTCAGACGTAGTTGTGGTGAGTCCAATAGCCTTATCCCAAGAGGGACTTATGCTTAACGTTGATGGCGATCAAATAGCTGAAAACATAGCAATATCAATGAATGTTAAGGAATTAGTAATATTAACTAATGTTGATGGAGTATTGGTTAACGGTAAGCCCATTGATAAGGTCACTAAGGCCAATGCCCAGGAAATACTCCAATACACCACAGGAGGTATGAGGAGGAAGCTTGAGACAGCCCTTAAGCTCACTGAACTGGGTGTTAGGACGATAATAGCCAATGGCCTGAGGGATAAGCCAATACGATCCGCGCTCAATGGATTAGGAACCGTGGTTGAGTAA
- the argC gene encoding N-acetyl-gamma-glutamyl-phosphate reductase, which yields MRRACIIGASGVIGGELLRLLLGHNNVEVVCATSRRFAGEFIYRVHPNLRGFINLKFTQPSIDAVLKSESDVVFLALPHGESVKWVPKLVESGLLAIDLSADFRLKNPDDYVKWYHWPQPHPYPDLLKAAAYGLPELHRDEIKATKVIAVPGCMATASIVSLAPLVKGHLINNDFIVVDAKIASSGAGAEGTVLDYHWHRTHVVRPYQPVGHRHTAEIEQELSLLAGSQVNVAFTPHAVDMVRGIFVTGHARLSGSISEPDLWRAYRGMYGNERFIRIVKDKAGLAHYPSVKYVVGTNMVDVGFELDQRLNRVVVFSAIDNLIRGAAGQAIQSFNINQGFPEDEGLRFITPYPV from the coding sequence ATACGTAGAGCCTGCATAATAGGTGCCAGTGGCGTTATAGGCGGTGAATTACTTAGGCTGCTGCTTGGTCATAATAATGTTGAAGTCGTCTGCGCAACCTCAAGAAGATTCGCAGGTGAATTCATATACAGGGTGCACCCAAACCTCAGGGGGTTCATTAACCTGAAGTTCACTCAACCCAGTATTGATGCGGTACTTAAGAGTGAATCAGACGTGGTCTTCCTAGCCCTACCCCACGGTGAATCAGTTAAATGGGTACCTAAACTGGTTGAAAGCGGCCTATTGGCAATAGACCTAAGCGCAGACTTTAGGTTAAAGAACCCTGATGACTACGTTAAGTGGTATCACTGGCCTCAACCACACCCATACCCTGATTTACTTAAGGCCGCCGCCTACGGTCTACCTGAACTACATAGGGATGAGATTAAGGCTACTAAGGTTATTGCAGTGCCTGGATGCATGGCTACAGCCTCAATAGTTTCACTGGCGCCTCTGGTTAAGGGGCATTTAATTAACAATGACTTCATAGTGGTTGACGCTAAGATAGCCAGCAGCGGCGCTGGAGCTGAGGGGACTGTGCTTGATTACCATTGGCATAGGACTCATGTTGTTAGGCCCTATCAACCTGTTGGCCATAGGCACACAGCCGAGATAGAGCAGGAGTTAAGCCTATTAGCCGGGAGTCAGGTTAATGTCGCCTTCACTCCGCATGCGGTTGACATGGTTAGGGGGATTTTCGTAACTGGGCATGCTAGGTTAAGCGGCAGTATTAGTGAACCAGACTTATGGAGGGCCTATAGGGGAATGTACGGTAACGAGAGGTTCATACGCATAGTTAAGGATAAGGCGGGTTTAGCCCACTACCCCAGCGTTAAGTATGTTGTGGGGACGAATATGGTTGATGTTGGGTTTGAACTGGATCAAAGACTCAACCGTGTCGTGGTCTTCTCAGCCATAGATAACTTAATTAGAGGAGCAGCTGGGCAAGCTATTCAATCATTCAACATTAATCAAGGATTCCCTGAAGACGAGGGGCTTAGGTTCATTACACCATACCCAGTTTAG